Below is a genomic region from Actinomadura sp. NAK00032.
CGTGGTCAGGATGGCGATCGCGCCCGCGGTCCTGGCGCTGCTCGGCCGCCGGGCGTGGTGGCTGCCGCGTACGCTGGACCGCGTGCTGCCGAACGTGGACATCGAGGGCGAGGCGCTGAGCAGGCATGTCCCGGCTCCCGCGACCCGGCCGGACGCGGCGGTCCCAGCCCGTCCCGCCGGACGGCGCTGACCCCGCCATGACGGACACGGGCGGCGGTCGTCCGCGACCGCGCGGCACCTGGTGGCCGGAGGCGGCGATCATGGCGACGGCGTTCGCGCTCTGCCTGCTGGGCGGCGCGCTGTCGGTCGACGACAGGTCCCTGTCGTGGCCGCCCGTCAACGCCTACCTCCTCGCCGCGGCGACCTGCGCCGTGCTGCCGGTGCGGCACCGCTCGCCCGTGGCCGCCGTGGCGGCCACGACCGTGGGCGGGGTGCTCGTGCCGCCGCTGGGCCTGCTGCTGACCCCGCTCATCGTGGCGCCCGCCGTGATCAGCGCCTACTCGCTCGCCGTGCGCACCGCGGGGCGCGCGGCGAGCGCGGTGCTGCTCGCCTCCGCGACGCTGCTGGTCGCGTCCAATGTCGTGTTCGAGTTCGGGAACCTCTCCTGGCAGGACGCGAGCAGGATCGGGGCGGTGGCGGCGTTCCCGCTGGTGGCGGGCATCCTCGGCCACTCGACGCAGAACCGGCGCGCCTACCTGGCGGCCGTGGAGGAGCGGGCCCGGCGGGCCGAGAAGAGCCGCGAGAGCGAGGCGCGCCGCAGGGTGGCCGAGGAGCGGGTGCGCATCGCCCGGGAGCTGCACGACCTCGTCGCCCACCAGATCACCCTGGCCAACGCGCAGGCCACGGTGGCCGCCCACCTCTTCGACTCGCGGCCCGAGCAGACCCGCAAGAGCCTGCGGGAACTCGTCGAGACCACCGGCGACGCGCTGGACGATCTGCGGGCCACGGTCGGCCTGCTGCGCCAGTCCGGGGACGCGGCCGCGCCCGCGGAACCGGCGCCGGGGCTGTCCCGGCTGCCCACGCTTTTGGAGTCCTTCCGCCGCGCGGGTCTGGAGGTGTCGGTGGAGCAGGAGGGCGCGTCCCGGCCGCTCCCGCCGGGGGTGGACCTCACCGCGTTCCGCATCATCCAGGAGGCCCTGACCAACGTGACCAAGCACGCCGGTACCGGCTCCGCCCGGGTGCGCCTCGCCTGGAACCGCGATCGCGTGACCATCACCGTCGCCGACGACGGGGGAGGCACCCGGACGGCGCCGGCCGCGTCCGCAGGGCCCGGGTACGGCCTGATCGGGATGCGCGAGCGTGCCACCGCGGTCGGAGGGCACCTCTCCGCGGGCAGGCGTCCGGAGGGCGGCTTCCTCGTCTCCACCGAGCTGCCCCTCCCGCCCGCCAGGGACACGACGCGGAGGACGTCCGGCGAAGCGACGTCCGGCGAAACGACGTCCAGCGAAGAGCCGGGCGACGAAAAGATGGGGGACGCGCCGTGACGCTCAAGGTGCTCCTCGCCGACGATCAGGCACTGCTGCGCGGCGCCTTCCGGCTGCTCCTCGACAGCGCCGACGACATCACCGTGGTCGGCGAGGCCGCCGACGGCAGGGAGGCGGTGCGGCTCACCCGCGAGCTGCGCCCGGACGTGGTCGTCATGGACATCCGCATGCCCGAGGTGGACGGCCTCACCGCCACATCGCAGATCTGCGCCGACCCGGAACTGCGCTCCAGCCGCATCCTGATCCTCACCACGTACGAGACGGACGAGTACGTCGCCCAGGCGCTGCGCGCGGGAGCCAGCGGCTTCATCGGCAAGGGCATCGGCGCCGAGGACCTGCTGGACGCCGTACGCACGATCGCCGACGGCGACACCCTCCTGTCGCCCGCCGCGACCCGCTCCCTGGTGGCCCGCTTCCTGGCCACCCCGGACGACGCCCCGTCGCACCACCCCGAACAGCTCGCCGTCCTCACCCCGCGCGAACGCGAGATGGTGGCCCTGGTCGCGACCGGCCTGTCCAACCAGGAGATCGCCGAGCGGATGTTCCTCAGCCCGTTCACCGTCCGCGCCCACGTGCAGCGCGCCATGACGAAGCTGGAGGCCCGCGACCGGGCGCAACTCGTCGTCATCGCCTACCGGACGGGCCTCGTCCAGGCCGCCCCATGACTCCGCTCCCGAGCAGCGTCAGCAGCTGATCCGCCGCGGCCTGACCGGGCCTCTGAGCTGTCACAGCCAGCGGGGCTGCGTCGTCTTCCTTCTGACAAGCCGAACGGAACAGCGCCGGAGGAACCGTGACCAACACCCGCCGTGTCTACATCGACAAGCAGCACCCGAGCGCGTACAAGGCCCTCATCGCCCTGTCGAGCGAGGTGCAGGAGGCGGCTGCCGAGGCGGGCCTCGACCCGCTTCTGATCGAACTGGTGAAGATCCGCACATCCCAGATCAACGGCTGCGCGTTCTGCCTGCGCATGCACACCCGAGACGCTCTGAAGAACGGCGAGAACCCCGACAGGATCGCCGTGCTGCCCGGCTGGGAGGAGACCGGCTACTTCTCCCACACGGACCGCGCCGCCCTGCGCCTGGCCGAAGCGGTCACCCGCGTCTCGGACGGGCACGTCAGCGACGAGGAGTACGGCGCCGCCGCGGCCGTCCTCTCCCCGGAGCAGGTCTCGGCGGTCATCTGGCTGACAACGGTGATGAACGCCTTCAACCGCGTGGCGATATCCAGCCGGTACCCCGTCAACGGCTGAAGGAGCGCGGGAACGAGCAGGAAGCGGTCGGCGCGCCCGCCGCCAGGGGAAAAGGCGAACGCCCGGTTCGGCGGCCTGGGCCGCCGAACCGGGCGTCCGTCGGTGTCAGAGGCCGAGGGTGGCCGGGATGGAGAGCGGGCCGATCGTGAAGAAGGAGGGGGAGTAGGGGACGTCGTCCGGGTCGATGGCGAGCGCGAGGTCGGGCAGCCGCCGGTACAGCGTGGCGAGCGCCAGGCGTCCCTCCAGGCGGGCCAGCGACGCGCCGATGCAGTAGCGGGGGCCGTGGCCGAAGCTGAGGCGCGTGTTCTGCTCACGGGTGATGTCGAACTGGTCCGCGGTCTCGCCGTGCTCGGCCGGGTCGATGCCCGTCACCTGGTAGACGACGCCGACCGCCTGGCCCTTGGGGATGTCGACGCCGGCGACGGTCACGTCCTGCGCGGTGAAGCGCCAGCTGGTCATCATCACCGAGTGGCGGTAGCGCAGGGTCTCCTCGACCACGTCGTCCCACCGGTCCTCGGCCTTGGCCAGTGCCAGCTGGTCGGGGTGCTGGGCCAGCGCCAGGATGGCGTGGCCGAGCATGTGGACGGTCGTCTCGTGGCCGGCGACGAGCATCAGCCACAGCACGCCGACCAGTTCCTCGGTGGTGAGCCGGTCCTCCTCGTCGTGCGCCTGCACCAGGCCGGACGTGAGGTCGTCGCCGGGGTTCTCCCGCTTGCGGTCCACCATGGCGTGCAGGTAAGCCTGCAGGGCCTTCTGGGTCGCGAAGGCCTCCTCCGGCGGCGTCGTGTGCGCCAGCAGGGCGGCCGTCCAGTCGCGCATCTGGGTCCGGTCCGCGGCGGGCACGCCGAACAGCTCGCAGATGACCCCCATCGGCAGCGCCTCGGTGAAGGCCGGGACCAGGTCGACGCCGTCGCCGGCGGCGATCACGTCGTCGAGCAGGTCGTCCACGATCTGCTGGACGCGCGGCTCCATCGCCTGGACCCGCGCGGGGGTGAAGGCCTTCCCGATCAGGCCGCGCAGCCGCCGGTGGTCGGCGCCGTCCTTGGTGGACAGGTGGCCTCCCTGGACGACGGCGCGCAGCGGCCAGTCCTCGGGGATCGTCCCGTCGTACAGGGCGGGCCAGTTCTCGGGCTCGCGCAGGAAGGTCTTGTTGTCTCCGGAGAGGATCTCCTTCACGGCCTCGTGGGTCAGCGCCAGGTAGGCGGCGACGCCTCCCGGGAACTCCACTTCGACCACGGGCGCGATGTCGCGCAGCCGGACGCAGGTGTCGAGCGGCTTCTCGTCCGCGGCGGGGAAGGCGGGCAGGGTCATTGACATGTGATCCTTGCTGGATGCGGGGGATGGAACAACGGGGACGTCGCCCGCGGCGCGGGAGCGGATGCGTTCAGCGCCTGGACGTCGTCTTGGTGAGGACGTGCTCGACCATGGTGATCAGCACCTGCTTCGCCGAGGCCCGGCTGCGCACGTCGCACAGCATCAGCGGGACGTCGTCGTCCAGGTCCAGGGCGATCCGCACGTCCTCGGGGTTCTTGCGCTCGGCGCCGTCGAAGCAGTTCACGGCGACCATGAACGGGGTGCGGCGGTCCTCGAAGTAGTCGACGGTCCCGAAGCAGTCGGCGAGGCGGCGCACGTCGGCGAGCACCACCGCGCCGACGGCGCCGAGCGCCAGCTCGTCCCACATGAACCAGAACCGCTGCTGGCCCGGCGTCCCGAACAGGTACAGCACCAGGTCGTCCGGGAGGGTGATCCGGCCGAAGTCCATGGCCACGGTGGTGCTGGTCTTGCCGTCCACGCCCGTGGTGTCGTCGACGCCGACGCTGCGGTCGGTGAGGATCTCCTCGGTGCGCAGCGGGCGGATCTCGCTGATCGAGCCCACCATGGTCGTCTTGCCGACCCCGAACCCGCCCGCGATGAGGATCTTCGCGGCGGTCAGCTGACCGCCGCCTCGCGGGTGCCGGACGGCGGTGTCAGAGTGCGCGTAGTCCATTCAGCAGTTTCCTTAGTACGAGCTCGTCCGGGACGTCGCCGGTGGGAGTCGGTTTCAGCACCCTGAGCGCGTTCTCGTCGCGCAGATCGTCGACCAGCACCCGCACGACGCCGACGGGCAGGTCGATCTCGGACGCCAGGTCCGCGAAGGTGATCGGCCGCCGGCAGATCGCCAGCAGCCTGCGGTGCTCGGGGTCGAGCCGCACCCGCCGGGGGACCGGCACGCCGGTCGCCTCCAGCACGGAGATCAGGTCGAGGCCGTCATCGCGGAGCCGCGTCCGGCCCCGCGTGACCGTGTAGGGGCGGACGACGGGGCCCGCGTCGCCGTCGAGCCACTGGTCATCGCTCATCGGTCATCCCGGCCTCACCTGGCGCCCGTTCCCGACAGCCGGGGAATGAACGGCGGCCGCTCGGCCAGCTCCTCGGCGAGCTGGACCATCCGCAGCACGACCGCCCCCGCGTCCGCGTCGGCGCCGGCCAGCAGGGCGAGGCACGCGTGCTCGCCCGCCGGCACCATGAACACCAGCATCGTGTCCATCTCGATGACGCTCTGCAGCAGCTCGCCGCCGCCGAACCGGCGGCACGCGCCGCGGGCGAGCCCCTGCACGCCCGCCACCAGCGCGGCCAGATGCTCGGAGTTCTCCCGGCCGATGCCGGAGGAGCAGGCCACCACCAGCCCGTCGCTGGACAGCATCACCGCGCCGCGTACCAGTTCCGCCCGGCCGCCGAGGCCGTCCAGGCGCCGGCGCACCTCATCGGCCGTGGTCGATGGTTCCGTCAACGTTCGCCCTCCTCGTCGTGTCCGGCGGGCGGGGCCGGCGGCGGTTCGCTGCGCCCGCGCCGCCACCCGCTCTGCATGGAGGCCATGACCGAGCTGGCGCGCTCCGGCGAGCGCGCGCCGCGCCCGGCCGGTCGCTTCTCCTCCTGGACGGACGGTGCGGTGTCGCGCAGCTGCGGCGCCAGGTTCGCGCGGCGCACGCGGCGCGGCATCCCCGCGTGGGTGCCCTCGGCGGTGGACGCCGCCCGCGCCGGCTGCGGCTCGGCCGGAACGCCCGGAACGCTCGGCGGGCTCGGCACGGCCGCCGGGGCGGGCGGCGGCATGCCGAGGGGGTCGTGCTCGTCGTCCGGCTCGGTGCCGCCGGCGCGGTGCCGTCCGACGGAGTCCATCGCGTTCTCCTGCGTGTCGTGGCCGATGATGTTCAGGGGCCCGGTGGCCGCCGGGGGGACGGGCCCGCCCGAGGCGGGCAGGTCCGGGACGTTCGCGGGGGCCTCCGCCTGCTCGGCGCCGCCGCCGCTGTCCGCGCGGCCGACCCGGTCGGCCGGGACGACGAGCGAGTGCGGCAGCAGCACGACGGTCTTCAGGCCGCCGTAGGCGTTCGGCTCCAGCGCCACCTTGATCCCGCGCCGGTGCGCGAGCGTCCCGACGACGAAGAGCCCGAGCTGGTCGCCGTGGGTCAGGTCGAACTCCGGCTCGCGGCGGAGCTGCTCGTTGATGGCCGCCAGCTTCTCCGGGTTCATCCCGAGGCCGCGGTCCTGGATCTCGACCACGAAGCCCTTGCCCACCAGCCCGGCGTCGACCTCGACCGGCGTGTTCGGCGGCGACAGGACGGTCGCGTTCTCGATCAGCTCGGCCAGCAGGTGGATCACGTCGGCGACGGCGCCGCCGACGATGCCCTCCTCCGCTGTGCTGACCACCTCGACGCGGGCGTAGTCCTCGATCTCGCCGATGGCGCCGCGCAGCACGTCCAGGATGCCGACCGGGTTCCGCCAGCCGCGGCCGGGCGCGGCGCCGGACAGGATGATCAGGCCTTCGGCGTGCCGCCGCATGCGGGTGGTGAGGTGGTCGATGGCGAACAGGTCGGCGAGGGCGTCCGGGTCGGACGCCTTGCGCTCCAGCGTGTCCAGCATCGCCAGCTGCCGGTGCAGCAGCGACTGGTTGCGCCGGGCGAGGTTCTGGAACACCTGGTTGACCGCCGTGCGCAGCTCGGCCTGGCGGACGGCGGCCTCGACGGCGGTGCGCTGCACGGAGGAGAACGCCGCCGAGACGTTGAACACCTCGGCCGTCCGGCCGACCTCCAGCGGCGGGGCCTCCGCCGCGACGTCGACCTCGGCGCCGCGGCTCAGCCGGCGCACCACGTCGGGCAGCCGCTCCTCGGCCATGGTGCGCGCGGCGTCCTGGAGGCCGAGCAGGTCGCGGCTGATGCGGCGGCTGAAGCGGAACATCAGGAGCGCGGTCAGGGTGATCGCGATCAGGCCGATGACGCCGATGAGGACGAGACGCAGCAGGGTGTCGTCGGAGGCCTCCTTGGCCTCGGCGGCGTTCTGCGCCCGGGACTTGCCGAGCGCGCCGTCGATCTGCCCGATGGAGGCGCCCGCGACGTTCTTCCACTCGGTCGCGGAGAGCCGCAGCCGCACGCCGGGGCGGGTCGCCAGGATGCTGTCCTCGACCGCGGTGAAGGTCTTCTCGGCGGGGGACGCCAGCGCCTGCTTGAAGGGAGCGGCGATGGCCGGGTGGAGTTCGGCGAGGTTCGAGCTCTCCAGGAACCGCCGCTCGTACACCAGCCTGCTGACGGCCGCGTACTCCGCGGAGGTCATCCGGCGCCCGTCGGCGAGCACGCCGCCCACCAGCGCGATCTCACGTCCGCGCAGCTCGATGCCGCGCGACATGGCGGCGGTGTGGGCGGACTGCTGGAGGCCGTCGCCCGCCACCAGCACGTTGACGTACTGGAAGTGGGCTTCGAGGACGTCGTTGTAGGCGTTGAACGCCTCCAGCCTCGACAGGGCGCGGGAGTCGACCTGGCTGCGCAGGGCGCCGATGCCGTTGAGCCTGTCCATCAGCACCGAGAGCCGCTGCTTCATCGTGTCGGTCAGCGTGGCCTGGAACTCGCCGGAGTCGACGGCCTTGTTCATCTGGACGATCGTGCCGTCCATCTTCGCGCGGACGGCGTCCAAGGGCGTGCGCGGCAGCCGGTGGTTGCGGCTCAGCCAGGTCACCGACTCCTGCCGCTCCTGGGCCAGGGTGACCAGCATCGGCTGCGCGGCGGCGCCGTAGATCTCGTTGGTGGTGTCCAGGTCGCGCTGGTTGATGGCCTTGGACGCGGTGCTCTGCGCCGCGAAGGCCCACAGCGTGACCAGGGAGACCATCGGAACGATGATCAGGCCGACAAGGGAGAACCGGATCGAACGCCGGCGGCGTGGGCTCCTCACCGGGCGAAACGGCCGAGGTCGACGCGGATAAGACTGACGTGGTCGTTCATGGTGTCTCTCTCAGGCTTGGCGGGGGCACCGGACGGCCGAACTCGGGCTATACCGTGCCACATGTCTGATCATTTGTCTGGAATTCCCTGTATCTTGGCGGCCCGCCGATGCAATCATGTGGCGGCGTTCGGTGGTCCCCCGAACCCCCGCCTATGTCTCGGAAGAGGAGAAGCCACGTGACGCCGCTGCGAGGCGATTCGACCAACCGGCTGGATTGGCTCATCGACGGGCTCGTCGAACGCGTGCCCCAGGTGACCAAGGCGGTGGTGCAGTCGGCGGACGGGCTCCTCATGGGGGCGTCCGCCGGCCTGAGCCGGGAGGACGCGGAGTACCTGTCCGCCCTGGCCGCCGGCGTGCAGAGCCTCGCCCAGGGCGCGCGCACCCAGTTCGGCGCGGGCGAGGTGCATCAGACGATCATCGAGATGCACAACGCGTTCCTGTTCGTCACCGCGGCCGGCGAGGGCGCCTCGCTGACCGTGCTGTCCGACACCAGCGCCGACCCGGCGCAGATCAGCTACGAGATGACCCTGCTGGTCGGACGGGTCGGCGAGCATCTGGCGTCCCGCCCGCGGAACCACGCCGCCCCCTGAGCCCCGGCTCGGACGCCCTCCGGAGCCGTCCGCCTCAGCCCGCCTCCGCCCGCCTCCGCCCGCCTCCGACCGGGACAGCCGGACGGAGGCGGGCGTCACTCTGTGAGAGGCGTCACCCGGCGAGAAGGGAGCGGGAACGTTGGGAAAGCGCCTTTCGGATTCGGTGCGGTCCGCTTCGTCTGGCATCGGTGTGTTGAGCGAACGGCAACTGTCGCTCCCGTGGCCACCGGGCAGGACATCGCCGAGGACGAGGGTGCAGATCGGCGGTTTCGGAAAAGTCGCCTCATATGGCGATCGCGCATTCGGCCTGGTCGTCGTCATAGCTGGTGAGACGGTGGTCTAGCACACGGTATTACCGCGCCAATCGGAAGCAGATCTGACCGGTCCGGAAACGCTTTTCGGTCAGCTGGAGCCGTGCATGGGAAAACCCGTGCGTTGACAGTCTCGCAACATCACCTGTGGGCCGGATGCGCCCGTTTCGGGATCCAGATGCCGCTGCCGGGACGTCCGGGGTACCGGGCGGTGAGATGGCCGCGGAGCGCGGTCAGGGCGGGGTGGGCGTTGTCGGTGCGCCACACCAGCTCGCCGGGGTAGACGGGGGTCGGATCCACCAGCGGGATGCGGCGCAGGGCGTGCCCGGCGGGCCACACCAGTGGCGTCTCCTCGCCGATGAAGGTGGCCACCGTCGAGGACCCCGCGATGGTGTCGAAGAGCGCCTCGATGCCGAAGTCGGGGCCGATCGTGTCCATGGTGAACCCGAACTCGGCGGCGAGCCGGTCGTAGTAGGCCGTCCACTCGGTGCCGGGCGCGTTGCCCGGCATCCAGATGCGGTGGCCGGCGAGCCGCGCGGGGGTGACCGAGCGGGCCTCGGCGAACGGGTGGCCGGGTCCGGTGAACAGGTGCAGGGGCTCGTCCAGCACGGGGGTGGACTCGACGCCCTCGGGGAGCGGCCGGTCGAGGAGGGCGACCGCGCGGACCGTCGCGTCGATGGCGCCGGAGCGCACCGCCTCGACCGCCTCGGCGCCGCCGTGCAGCGTGACGACGTCGAGCGCGGTGCCGGGGTGCGCCCGGTGGAAGGCGCGCAGCAGCCCGGCCGTGGCGACCTGCCGGTGCACGACGTCCACCCGCAGCGCCCGACTGCCGGGGCGCACGGAGGCCGCCGCGCGCTCCGCCGCGTCCAGCAGTGCCCGAGCGTGCGGCAGGAACGCCTGCCCGTCGATGGTGAGGCGCGCCCCGCTGGGGGAGCGCACGAAGAGCTTCACGCCCAGTGAGTTCTCGAGGACGGCGACACGTTTGGACACGGCCTGCTGCGTGACCGAGAGGTCGGCCGCCGCCTCCTGGAACTGCCCCGCGTCGGCGACGGCGACGAAGGTGGCCACGGCGTTGAGATCCACGACCACCAGCGTAGGCGTACAACCATCCGTTGTTCCAGCGGCGTGCCGGTTGTTTGATCCGTCCCGTCCGACCTGGCTTTCATGGCGCCATGCCGGAATCCTTCGTCCATCTGCACAACCACACCGAGTACTCGATGCTGGACGGCGCCCAGAAGCTGAAGCCCATGTTCGCCGAGGTCGCCCGGCAGGAGATGCCCGCCATCGCCATGACCGACCACGGCAACATGTTCGGGGCGCACGAGTTCGCGCAGGTCGCGAAGGGATACGACGGCATCGCCCCGATCATCGGCATCGAGGCCTACGTGGCGCCCTCGTCGCGGTTCTCGCGCAGGCAGGAGTTCTGGGGGCCGGGCGGGCGCCGCGCGACGAGCGAGGACGGGGAGGGGTCCAAGGACGTCTCGGGCGGCGGACGCTTCACGCATATGACGATGTGGGCGCGGGACGCCGGAGGCCTGCGCAACCTCTTCTGGCTGAGCACGCGGGCCAGTTACGAGGGCCAGTTCCCGGCCGGCAAGCCCCGGATGGACCGCGAGCTGATCGCCGAGCGGCCCGGCGGCGTCATCGCCACCACCGGCTGCCCCTCCGGCGAGATCCAGACCCGGCTGCGCCTCGACCAGTACGAGGAGGCCAGGCGGGCCGCCGCCGCTTACCAGGAGATCTTCGGCCGCGAGAACTACTTCCTCGAACTGATGGACCACGGCCTGGAGATCGAACGCGGCGTCCGCGACGGCCTGCTGCGGCTCGCCCGCGACCTGCGCATCCCGCTCCTGGCCACCAACGACGCCCACTACGTCACCGAGGACCAGGCCGACGCCCACGACAGCCTGCTCTGCATCGGCGTCGGCAAGAACAAGGACGATCCGGGCCGCTTCCGCTTCAACGGCTCCGGCTACTACCTCAAGAGCGCCGCCCGGATGCGCGCGCTGTTCGCGGAGCTCCCGGAGGCCTGCGACAACACCCTGCTGATCGCCGAGCGCGTCGAGCCCTACGACGAGGTCTTCGATTACGTCGACGAGATGCCGCGGTTCCCCGACGTGCCCGAAGGCGAGAGCCAGGAGTCGTGGCTGCGCAAGGAGGCGCTCGAAGGCCTGGCGATGCGCTACGGGGACCCGGTGCCCCGGCACGTCCTGGAACGCTTCGAGACCGAGATGTCGGTCATCGGTCCCATGGGGTTCAGCTCGTACTTCCTCGTCGTCGCCGACATCTGCCGCCACGCCCGCACCAGCGGGATCCCGCTCGGCCCCGGCCGCGGCTCGTGCACCGGCTCGATCGTCGCCTACGCCACCCGCATCACCGAGCTGTGCCCCCTGGAGCACGGCCTGCTGTTCGAGCGGTTCCTGAACCCCGAGCGCATCAACCCGCCGGACGTCGACCTCGACTTCGACGACCGGCAGCGCGACCGGATGGTCCAGTACGTCACCGAGAAGTACGGCGGCGAGTACACCGCCATGGTGAACACGTTCGGCACGATCAAGGCCAAGAACGCGATCAAGGACTCGTCGCGCATCCTCGGCTACCCCTACAGCCACGGGGAGCGGATCACCAAGGCGCTCCCGCCGGACCAGAACGGCAAGTCCGCGCCGCTGGCCGCGCTCTTCGACCCGTCCCACGAGCGGTACGGCGAGGCCGGCGAGATCCGGCGGCTGTACGAGAGCGACCCGGACGTGAAGCGGGTCATCGACACCGCCCGCGGGGTCGAGGGGCTCACCCGGGGCACCGGGGTGCACGCGGCGGCCGTGATCCTCTCCAAGACCGAGCTCACCGACCGGATCCCGCTGCACATGCGGGCCGCGGACGGTGTGAAGATCACCGGCTTCGACTATCCGTCCTGCGAGGCCATGGGCCTGATCAAGATGGACTTCCTCGGGCTGCGCAACCTCGGCGTGATCGACCAGGCGATCGAGAACATCCGCCAGAACCGGGGCGTCGCCCTGGCGACGGTGGATCCGCTGGACGGCGACGCGTCCGTCCAGGTCATCCCGCTGGACGATCCGAAGACCTACCGGCTGCTGGCCGACGGCAACACCTTCGGCGTCTTCCAGCTCGACGGCGGCGGCATGCGGGTGCTGCTCAGGCAGATGGAACCGACCCGCTTCGAGGACATCGCCGCGGTCAACGCCCTCTACCGGCCCGGACCCATGGCGGCGAACGCCCACACCAACTACGCGTTCCGCAAGACCGGCCGCCAGGAGATCACCCCGATCCACCCCGAACTGCGGGACGCGCTGGAACCGATCCTCGGCAACACCTTCCACCTGCTCGTCTACCAGGAGCAGATCATGGCCATCGCGCGGGAACTCGCCGGATACACCCTCGGCGGCGCGGACCTGCTGCGCCGCGCGATGGGGAAGAAGAAGCCGGACGTCCTGGCGGCGGAGTGGGAGAAGTTCCACGACGGTATGCGCGGCAACGGCTACAGCGAGGAAGCCGTCAAGGCCCTGTGGGACGTGATGCTGCCCTTCTCCGGGTACGCGTTCAACAAGTCCCACACCGCCGGCTACGGCCTGGTCTCGTACTGGACCGCCTACCTCAAGGCGAACTACCCCGCCGAGTACATGGCCGCCCTGCTCACGTCCGTCGGCGACGACAAGGACAAGGCCGCGGTCTACCTCGCCGACGCGCGCAAGAACGGCGTCCGCGTCCTCCAGCCCGACGTGAACGAGTCCGTCGCCGAGTTCACCGCCGTCGGCGACGACGTCAGGTTCGGGCTGCGGTCCGTCCGCAACGTCGGCGACAACGTCATCGAGGCGGTCGTGGACGCACGCCGCCGGAAGGGGAAGTTCACCTCCTTCTCCGACTTCCTCGGCAAGGTCGCCCTGCCCGGCCTGAACAAGCGGGCCGTGGACTCACTGATCAAGGCCGGCGCCTTCGACTCCCTGCGCCATTCGCGCAAGGGCCTGTCCGCCGTCCACGAGGACGCCATCGACGCGGCCGTCCCCGTGAAGAAGGCGGCGAGCTTCGGGCAGGACGACCTCTTCGCGGGTCTCGCCGGCACGGCGGGCGACGAGGCGGCCGTCGGCCTCGACTTCCCCGTCGACGAGGAGGAGTGGCCGCGCCGGCGGCTCCTCGCCACCGAGCGCGAGATGCTCGGCCTCTACGTCTCGGCGCACCCGCTGGACGGTGCCGAGCACATCCTCTCCCGAGCCCGGGACTGCTCCATCGCCGAACTGCTCGCCTCCGGCCGCACCACCGGCGACGTCCAGCTCTCCGGGCTGATCACCGGTGTCCAGCACAAGATGACCAAGCAGGGGAAGCACTGGGCGATCGCGAACCTCGCGGACCGCGACGCCGCCATCGAGGTCCTCTTCTTCCCCGCCGCCTACCTGCTCGTCCAGCACGCGCTGGCCGAGGACAACGCGGTCTCCGTCAGAGGCAAGGTCGAAGACCGGGACGGGACGATGAGCCTCTTCGGCCGCGAACTCTCCGTCCTCGACATCTCCTCGGCCGCGAACGGCGGCCTGCCCCCGGTGGAGCTCATGCTCCCCTTCCA
It encodes:
- a CDS encoding sensor histidine kinase — translated: MTDTGGGRPRPRGTWWPEAAIMATAFALCLLGGALSVDDRSLSWPPVNAYLLAAATCAVLPVRHRSPVAAVAATTVGGVLVPPLGLLLTPLIVAPAVISAYSLAVRTAGRAASAVLLASATLLVASNVVFEFGNLSWQDASRIGAVAAFPLVAGILGHSTQNRRAYLAAVEERARRAEKSRESEARRRVAEERVRIARELHDLVAHQITLANAQATVAAHLFDSRPEQTRKSLRELVETTGDALDDLRATVGLLRQSGDAAAPAEPAPGLSRLPTLLESFRRAGLEVSVEQEGASRPLPPGVDLTAFRIIQEALTNVTKHAGTGSARVRLAWNRDRVTITVADDGGGTRTAPAASAGPGYGLIGMRERATAVGGHLSAGRRPEGGFLVSTELPLPPARDTTRRTSGEATSGETTSSEEPGDEKMGDAP
- a CDS encoding response regulator transcription factor, whose amino-acid sequence is MTLKVLLADDQALLRGAFRLLLDSADDITVVGEAADGREAVRLTRELRPDVVVMDIRMPEVDGLTATSQICADPELRSSRILILTTYETDEYVAQALRAGASGFIGKGIGAEDLLDAVRTIADGDTLLSPAATRSLVARFLATPDDAPSHHPEQLAVLTPREREMVALVATGLSNQEIAERMFLSPFTVRAHVQRAMTKLEARDRAQLVVIAYRTGLVQAAP
- a CDS encoding carboxymuconolactone decarboxylase family protein: MTNTRRVYIDKQHPSAYKALIALSSEVQEAAAEAGLDPLLIELVKIRTSQINGCAFCLRMHTRDALKNGENPDRIAVLPGWEETGYFSHTDRAALRLAEAVTRVSDGHVSDEEYGAAAAVLSPEQVSAVIWLTTVMNAFNRVAISSRYPVNG
- a CDS encoding cytochrome P450, producing MTLPAFPAADEKPLDTCVRLRDIAPVVEVEFPGGVAAYLALTHEAVKEILSGDNKTFLREPENWPALYDGTIPEDWPLRAVVQGGHLSTKDGADHRRLRGLIGKAFTPARVQAMEPRVQQIVDDLLDDVIAAGDGVDLVPAFTEALPMGVICELFGVPAADRTQMRDWTAALLAHTTPPEEAFATQKALQAYLHAMVDRKRENPGDDLTSGLVQAHDEEDRLTTEELVGVLWLMLVAGHETTVHMLGHAILALAQHPDQLALAKAEDRWDDVVEETLRYRHSVMMTSWRFTAQDVTVAGVDIPKGQAVGVVYQVTGIDPAEHGETADQFDITREQNTRLSFGHGPRYCIGASLARLEGRLALATLYRRLPDLALAIDPDDVPYSPSFFTIGPLSIPATLGL
- a CDS encoding ATP/GTP-binding protein, translated to MDYAHSDTAVRHPRGGGQLTAAKILIAGGFGVGKTTMVGSISEIRPLRTEEILTDRSVGVDDTTGVDGKTSTTVAMDFGRITLPDDLVLYLFGTPGQQRFWFMWDELALGAVGAVVLADVRRLADCFGTVDYFEDRRTPFMVAVNCFDGAERKNPEDVRIALDLDDDVPLMLCDVRSRASAKQVLITMVEHVLTKTTSRR
- a CDS encoding DUF742 domain-containing protein, with the protein product MSDDQWLDGDAGPVVRPYTVTRGRTRLRDDGLDLISVLEATGVPVPRRVRLDPEHRRLLAICRRPITFADLASEIDLPVGVVRVLVDDLRDENALRVLKPTPTGDVPDELVLRKLLNGLRAL
- a CDS encoding roadblock/LC7 domain-containing protein; the protein is MTEPSTTADEVRRRLDGLGGRAELVRGAVMLSSDGLVVACSSGIGRENSEHLAALVAGVQGLARGACRRFGGGELLQSVIEMDTMLVFMVPAGEHACLALLAGADADAGAVVLRMVQLAEELAERPPFIPRLSGTGAR